From one Nonomuraea polychroma genomic stretch:
- a CDS encoding SigE family RNA polymerase sigma factor: MEGDPRFAEFVAERGDALLRYGYVLAGNPHDAADLVQEALLKLRGAWHRLRLKDNPESYARTTMARLHIAGWRLRRREQLAWDPPEREHHDALPSGDEQRMWQALAGLPRKQRAVLVLRYYEQLDDAEIATVLGISRGTVRSQASRALDKLRFAMPSEDSPMTRGNVR, from the coding sequence TTGGAAGGCGATCCCCGTTTCGCGGAGTTCGTCGCCGAACGCGGCGACGCGCTCCTGCGCTACGGCTACGTGCTGGCCGGCAATCCGCACGATGCGGCGGACCTGGTCCAGGAGGCGCTGCTCAAGCTGCGCGGCGCCTGGCATCGATTGCGTCTGAAGGACAACCCGGAGAGCTACGCGCGCACCACGATGGCCAGGCTGCACATCGCCGGCTGGCGGTTGCGCAGGCGCGAGCAGCTCGCCTGGGACCCGCCTGAGCGGGAGCACCACGACGCGTTGCCCAGTGGCGACGAGCAGAGGATGTGGCAGGCGCTGGCCGGGCTGCCCCGCAAGCAGCGCGCCGTGCTGGTGCTGCGTTACTACGAGCAACTCGACGACGCCGAGATCGCCACCGTGCTCGGGATCTCCCGCGGAACGGTCCGCAGCCAGGCCTCCCGGGCGCTGGACAAGCTCCGGTTCGCCATGCCAAGCGAGGACAGCCCGATGACCAGGGGGAACGTACGATGA
- a CDS encoding oxygenase MpaB family protein, whose amino-acid sequence MGDHGIFGPGSVTWRVMGEPILLVGGIRALLMQGLHPRAMRGVLQNSALMDPDEAWSRFVRTTEFVRVRTYGTCAEVAKAGRRVRKIHARLTAYDPDTGATFRLDEPEALRWVHVGEVDSYLSVARRAGVRLTDDEADTFVHEWRRAAEVVGLDGAEVPGSVAELHDYIEAARPGLRFVPEAAHPLRLSLNAPLPRLLFPLKPAVPALMILAFATLPRWARRLYGLPATPVGDLWATATLRTLHTGLGLVPAQVRYSPAARRAHRLTAA is encoded by the coding sequence ATGGGCGACCATGGGATCTTCGGCCCCGGTTCGGTGACGTGGCGGGTGATGGGGGAACCCATCCTCCTGGTCGGCGGCATCCGGGCTCTGCTCATGCAGGGGCTGCATCCGCGGGCGATGCGCGGAGTGCTGCAGAACTCCGCGCTCATGGATCCGGACGAGGCGTGGTCGCGCTTCGTGCGCACCACCGAGTTCGTCCGCGTCCGCACGTACGGCACCTGCGCCGAGGTCGCAAAGGCCGGCCGCCGGGTCCGCAAGATCCACGCCAGGCTGACCGCCTACGACCCGGACACCGGCGCCACGTTCCGCCTGGACGAGCCGGAGGCGCTGCGCTGGGTACACGTCGGCGAGGTCGACTCCTACCTGTCCGTCGCCCGCCGGGCGGGCGTGCGGCTGACGGACGACGAGGCGGACACGTTCGTCCACGAGTGGCGGCGGGCCGCCGAGGTCGTCGGGCTGGACGGCGCGGAGGTGCCCGGTTCGGTGGCCGAGCTGCACGACTACATCGAGGCCGCCCGTCCCGGGCTGCGTTTCGTGCCCGAGGCCGCCCACCCGCTGCGCCTGTCGCTCAACGCGCCGCTCCCGCGTCTGCTGTTCCCGCTCAAGCCCGCCGTGCCCGCGCTGATGATCCTCGCCTTCGCCACGCTGCCGCGCTGGGCGAGGAGACTGTACGGGCTGCCCGCCACGCCCGTCGGCGACCTGTGGGCGACCGCGACGCTGCGCACCCTGCACACCGGGCTCGGACTGGTCCCCGCCCAGGTCCGCTACTCACCGGCGGCTCGCCGCGCGCACCGGCTGACGGCGGCCTGA
- the ribD gene encoding bifunctional diaminohydroxyphosphoribosylaminopyrimidine deaminase/5-amino-6-(5-phosphoribosylamino)uracil reductase RibD — translation MEIPEQDVAHMARAVELAGHGHGTTSPNPVVGCVVVDSGGVVAGEGFHVYAGGPHAEVVALAQAGERARGGTAYVTLEPCDHTGRTGPCSRALLDAGIARVVVAVADPSPKAAGGAARLRAGGVAVTMGVLTGAAERVNEEWLTYARLGRSHVTWKFAATLDGRSAAEDGTSQWITSPEARADVHRWRAAADAIVAGIGTVLSDDPRLTARPAADPPLAANDGSTADLGHAAGVGSGLDVGSGAHADSWGGSHAGDGGGGEHAATAAAARAAASGRVAGTVRADGAVEPLAGHRTAGVHHNAERGDGADAGHSAAADGRVTGVGGVAAVRLVNDLVPEEEPAAAAGAGGVAGVRAPLRVVVDTEGRTPPDARVLDDEAPTLIAVADDVTTDLKAELLRLPRHGDGLDLHALLLELAAREVVSVFVEGGPTLAGAFLREGLVDRVVAYIAPALLGSGRAALGAAGVETISLMHRLTFDEISPIGPDVRLIARPIAQPGREQ, via the coding sequence GTGGAGATACCCGAGCAGGACGTCGCGCACATGGCGCGCGCCGTCGAGCTGGCCGGGCACGGACACGGCACCACCAGCCCCAACCCCGTCGTGGGCTGCGTCGTGGTCGACTCCGGCGGTGTGGTGGCCGGCGAGGGGTTCCACGTGTACGCGGGCGGACCGCACGCCGAGGTCGTGGCGCTGGCGCAGGCGGGAGAGCGGGCCAGAGGCGGCACCGCGTACGTGACGCTGGAGCCCTGCGACCACACCGGGCGGACGGGTCCGTGCAGCCGCGCGCTGCTCGACGCGGGGATCGCGCGGGTGGTGGTCGCGGTCGCCGACCCCAGCCCGAAGGCGGCGGGCGGCGCCGCGCGGCTGCGGGCCGGCGGGGTCGCCGTGACGATGGGGGTTCTGACGGGCGCGGCCGAGCGGGTCAACGAGGAGTGGCTCACCTATGCGCGGCTCGGGCGCTCACATGTGACCTGGAAGTTCGCCGCCACCCTCGACGGCAGGTCGGCCGCCGAGGACGGGACCAGCCAGTGGATCACCTCGCCGGAGGCGCGGGCCGACGTGCACCGGTGGCGGGCGGCCGCGGACGCGATCGTGGCGGGCATCGGCACGGTCCTGTCCGACGACCCCCGCCTCACCGCCCGCCCCGCCGCCGACCCCCCTCTCGCCGCGAACGACGGCTCCACTGCCGACCTCGGCCATGCGGCCGGGGTGGGCTCCGGCTTGGACGTCGGCTCTGGCGCACATGCCGATTCCTGGGGCGGCTCGCACGCCGGCGACGGCGGTGGCGGTGAGCATGCCGCGACGGCAGCCGCCGCACGTGCCGCGGCAAGCGGGCGCGTGGCGGGCACGGTGCGCGCGGACGGCGCCGTGGAACCCCTCGCCGGTCACCGCACCGCAGGCGTCCATCACAACGCCGAGCGCGGCGACGGAGCGGATGCCGGGCACTCGGCGGCGGCCGACGGGCGCGTGACGGGCGTCGGCGGTGTGGCGGCCGTCAGGCTGGTGAACGATCTGGTCCCCGAGGAGGAGCCGGCGGCCGCGGCGGGTGCCGGCGGGGTCGCAGGTGTCCGGGCTCCGCTGCGGGTCGTCGTCGACACCGAGGGCAGGACACCGCCGGACGCCAGGGTCCTCGACGACGAGGCGCCGACGCTGATCGCGGTCGCCGACGACGTCACCACCGATCTCAAAGCCGAGCTCCTGCGCCTGCCTCGCCACGGAGACGGCCTGGACCTGCACGCCCTCCTGCTCGAGCTGGCCGCGCGTGAGGTCGTCAGCGTGTTCGTGGAAGGCGGCCCCACGCTGGCCGGCGCGTTCCTGCGCGAAGGCCTGGTCGACCGGGTGGTCGCGTACATCGCGCCCGCGCTGCTGGGCTCAGGGCGGGCCGCGCTCGGCGCGGCCGGGGTGGAGACGATCAGCCTCATGCACCGCCTGACATTTGACGAAATTTCCCCCATCGGGCCGGATGTACGGCTAATCGCCCGGCCCATCGCACAACCAGGCAGGGAGCAGTGA
- a CDS encoding riboflavin synthase has protein sequence MFTGIIEEKGEVVAIDRAGGGALLSVRGPIVTSDAKHGDSIAVNGVCLTVVKTEGDVFTVDVIKESLDRSSLGGLTEGSAVNLERAVRADQRLGGHIVQGHVDGTAVLLSRHPGDSWDDLRFSLPEPLGRYVAEKGSIAIDGISLTVTAVDDESFGVSLIPTTLKLTTMGERQVGDVVNIEVDVIAKYVERLVARQ, from the coding sequence ATGTTCACCGGAATCATTGAGGAAAAGGGCGAGGTCGTGGCCATCGACCGGGCCGGCGGCGGCGCCCTGCTGTCCGTACGCGGCCCGATCGTCACCTCCGATGCCAAGCACGGCGACTCGATCGCGGTCAACGGCGTGTGCCTCACCGTCGTGAAGACCGAGGGGGACGTCTTCACGGTCGACGTGATCAAGGAGTCGCTCGACCGCAGCTCCCTGGGCGGCCTCACCGAGGGCTCGGCGGTGAACCTGGAGCGGGCCGTCCGCGCCGACCAGCGCCTCGGCGGCCACATCGTGCAGGGCCACGTGGACGGCACCGCCGTGCTGCTGTCCCGCCACCCCGGCGACAGCTGGGACGACCTGCGGTTCTCCCTGCCTGAGCCGCTGGGCCGGTACGTCGCGGAGAAGGGCTCGATCGCGATCGACGGAATCAGCCTGACGGTCACGGCGGTTGACGACGAAAGCTTCGGCGTGAGTCTCATCCCGACCACGCTGAAGCTCACCACCATGGGCGAACGCCAGGTGGGCGACGTGGTGAACATCGAGGTCGACGTGATCGCGAAGTATGTGGAAAGGCTGGTGGCCAGGCAGTGA
- a CDS encoding nicotinamide mononucleotide transporter family protein: MNWANAGFTVFGTHVLWTDLIGNIAALSTVLLAMRKSIWTWPVQFTGSVLLFIASINAHITGNALKQAMFAGLAVYGWWAWRRGTQDGKQLPIRPAERRERLLLIGLMLLGTVVVGLLFFVTGLSWGAHEPLPKGAFLVAADAYIFVGSALATWAQGRALVDFWIVWVAVDLVGVPLAFSSGLVVSGAVYAVFFVLVLIGFVKWLREYRSSPLAVAEAVTP, from the coding sequence GTGAACTGGGCTAACGCCGGATTCACCGTATTCGGCACACACGTGCTCTGGACGGACCTGATCGGCAACATCGCCGCGCTGTCCACGGTCCTGCTCGCCATGCGGAAATCGATATGGACGTGGCCGGTGCAGTTCACCGGCTCGGTGCTGCTGTTCATCGCCTCCATCAACGCGCACATCACCGGCAACGCGCTCAAGCAGGCCATGTTCGCGGGTCTGGCGGTCTACGGCTGGTGGGCGTGGCGGCGCGGCACGCAGGACGGCAAGCAGCTGCCGATCAGGCCCGCCGAGCGGAGGGAGCGGTTGCTGCTGATCGGCCTCATGCTGCTGGGCACGGTGGTGGTCGGGTTGTTGTTCTTCGTCACCGGCCTGTCGTGGGGCGCCCACGAGCCCCTGCCGAAGGGCGCCTTCCTGGTGGCCGCCGACGCCTACATCTTCGTCGGCAGCGCCCTCGCCACCTGGGCCCAGGGCCGGGCGCTGGTGGACTTCTGGATCGTGTGGGTGGCCGTTGACCTGGTCGGGGTGCCGCTGGCGTTCAGCTCGGGCCTGGTGGTCTCCGGAGCCGTCTACGCTGTCTTCTTCGTCCTGGTCCTCATCGGGTTCGTGAAGTGGCTGCGCGAATACCGGTCCTCCCCGCTGGCCGTGGCCGAGGCGGTGACGCCATGA
- a CDS encoding bifunctional 3,4-dihydroxy-2-butanone-4-phosphate synthase/GTP cyclohydrolase II, translating into MSDITLDPIERAIEDIRNGKAVVVVDDENRENEGDLIFAAAKATPELCTFTIRHTSGMICVAMEGKELDRLGLPLMVFQNKERMRTAYTITVDARDGVTTGISAADRAKTIRTLADSATEPNELVRPGHIFPLRYQEGGVLARRGHTEAAVDLARLAGLSAAGALAEVVNDDGTMARLPELRRFADEHDLALVSIEQLVDYRRRAESMVTRVAETRLPNVYGMWRAYGYASALDGGEHVALVFGDLGDGENVLVRAHSECLTGDVFGSLRCDCGVQLDNAMSAVAQEGRGVIVYLRGHEGRGIGLLAKLKAYSLQDNGSDTVDANVELGLPVDAREFSNAGQILADLGIKSVRLLTNNPAKLKGMDGYGIKVLGREPMPVAMNPFNERYLMAKRDRLGHDISEAS; encoded by the coding sequence ATGAGCGACATCACGCTCGACCCGATCGAGCGCGCGATCGAGGACATCCGCAACGGCAAGGCCGTCGTGGTCGTCGACGACGAGAACCGCGAGAACGAGGGCGACCTCATCTTCGCCGCCGCGAAGGCCACGCCGGAGTTGTGCACGTTCACGATCAGGCATACCAGCGGGATGATCTGCGTGGCCATGGAGGGCAAGGAGCTCGACCGGCTGGGGCTGCCGCTCATGGTGTTCCAGAACAAGGAGCGCATGCGCACGGCGTACACGATCACCGTGGACGCCCGCGACGGCGTCACCACCGGCATCTCGGCCGCCGACCGGGCCAAGACCATCCGCACGCTGGCCGACTCGGCCACCGAGCCCAACGAACTCGTCCGCCCCGGGCACATCTTCCCGCTGCGTTACCAGGAGGGCGGCGTGCTGGCCCGGCGCGGGCACACCGAGGCGGCCGTGGACCTGGCCAGGCTGGCCGGGCTGTCGGCGGCGGGCGCGCTGGCCGAGGTCGTCAACGACGACGGCACCATGGCCAGGCTGCCCGAGCTGCGCCGCTTCGCCGACGAGCACGATCTGGCCCTGGTCTCCATCGAGCAGCTCGTCGACTACCGGCGGCGGGCCGAGAGCATGGTCACCAGGGTCGCGGAGACCCGCCTGCCGAACGTGTACGGGATGTGGCGGGCCTACGGCTACGCCAGCGCCCTGGACGGCGGCGAGCACGTCGCGCTCGTCTTCGGCGACCTGGGCGACGGCGAGAACGTCCTGGTCCGGGCCCACTCCGAGTGCCTGACCGGTGACGTGTTCGGCTCGCTGCGCTGCGACTGCGGCGTGCAGCTCGACAACGCCATGTCCGCCGTCGCCCAGGAGGGCCGCGGCGTGATCGTCTACCTGCGCGGCCACGAGGGCCGGGGGATCGGCCTGCTGGCCAAGCTCAAGGCGTACAGCCTGCAGGACAACGGCAGCGACACCGTCGACGCGAACGTGGAGCTGGGGCTGCCGGTGGACGCGCGGGAGTTCTCCAACGCCGGGCAGATTCTCGCCGACCTCGGGATCAAGTCGGTACGGCTGCTCACCAACAACCCGGCCAAGCTCAAGGGCATGGACGGGTACGGCATCAAGGTCCTCGGCCGCGAGCCCATGCCCGTGGCCATGAACCCCTTCAACGAGCGTTACCTGATGGCCAAGCGCGACCGCCTCGGCCACGACATCTCGGAGGCGTCATGA
- the ribH gene encoding 6,7-dimethyl-8-ribityllumazine synthase, whose translation MSGEGRPSATAPDASGLTVGVVAASWHAKITDQLVARAVQACDDSGARATVVRVAGSLEIPVVAQALARRCDAVVALGAVIRGETAHFDYVCDSVTSGLTRISLDEETPVGNGVLTCDTLDQALDRSGLPGSKEDKGYESTVAALETALLLRNLG comes from the coding sequence ATGAGCGGAGAAGGGCGGCCGAGCGCCACGGCGCCCGACGCCTCAGGGCTGACGGTGGGGGTGGTGGCGGCCAGCTGGCACGCCAAGATCACCGACCAGCTGGTGGCGCGGGCCGTGCAGGCCTGCGACGACAGCGGCGCCAGGGCGACCGTGGTCCGGGTGGCGGGCTCGCTGGAGATCCCGGTGGTCGCGCAGGCGCTGGCCCGCCGCTGCGACGCGGTCGTGGCGCTGGGCGCGGTCATCCGGGGCGAGACCGCCCACTTCGACTATGTCTGCGACTCGGTGACGTCTGGCCTGACCCGGATCTCGCTGGACGAGGAGACCCCGGTCGGCAACGGCGTCCTCACCTGCGACACCCTGGACCAGGCCCTTGATCGGTCCGGCCTGCCGGGGAGCAAGGAGGACAAGGGTTACGAGTCCACCGTGGCCGCGCTCGAGACCGCCCTCCTGCTGCGGAACCTCGGCTGA
- a CDS encoding PH domain-containing protein: protein MPEPVPPPALPVTWRPRRPRIVAYGFAALIVLGAVVMAVFIAEPFKLPDRVAIVAFGCAVAFVLHLLGRVRVEADEEGITIVNAVRTHRYTWPEILEVTLLVGDPWPKIDFSDGRTISAMGIQGSEKSRARRSTAELEALIRERGEARER from the coding sequence GTGCCCGAGCCCGTCCCGCCTCCAGCCTTGCCCGTCACCTGGCGTCCGCGCCGGCCCAGGATCGTCGCCTACGGTTTCGCCGCGCTGATCGTGCTCGGGGCGGTGGTCATGGCCGTCTTCATCGCCGAGCCGTTCAAACTGCCCGACCGGGTGGCGATCGTGGCGTTCGGGTGCGCGGTGGCGTTCGTGCTGCATTTGCTGGGGCGGGTGCGGGTGGAGGCCGACGAGGAGGGCATCACGATCGTCAACGCCGTCCGCACGCATCGGTATACGTGGCCGGAGATCCTGGAGGTCACGCTGCTGGTGGGGGACCCGTGGCCGAAGATCGACTTCTCGGACGGGCGCACCATCAGCGCCATGGGCATCCAGGGCTCCGAGAAATCCCGCGCCCGCCGGTCCACGGCCGAACTGGAGGCCTTGATCCGGGAGCGCGGGGAGGCACGGGAGCGCTGA
- a CDS encoding AAA family ATPase — protein MDIESPEKLIELLDRHAYLADEGLATAAFLALKMGRPLFLEGEAGVGKTELAKTLATLLKAPLIRLQCYEGLDAAQALYDWDFARQLLHLKAAEAAGITDVSRLEGEIYDRRFLIARPLLKAIETQPSVLLVDEIDRADDEFEAFLLEVLSDFTISIPELGTVSAKTPPVVVVTSNRTREVHDALKRRCLYHWLEHPSFDREVAILLRRLPDCTETLATQVARTAERLRQADLVKPPGVAETLDWTEALLTLGAKELDPGLAAATLGAALKYREDVAHVLGNGLLSHA, from the coding sequence ATGGACATCGAGTCGCCCGAGAAGCTCATCGAGCTTCTCGACCGGCACGCCTATCTGGCCGACGAAGGGCTGGCCACGGCCGCCTTCCTGGCGCTGAAGATGGGGCGGCCGCTGTTCCTCGAAGGGGAGGCGGGGGTCGGGAAGACCGAACTGGCCAAGACCCTCGCGACGCTGCTCAAAGCGCCGCTCATCAGGCTCCAGTGTTACGAGGGGCTGGACGCCGCCCAGGCGCTGTACGACTGGGACTTCGCCCGGCAGTTGCTCCATCTCAAGGCCGCCGAGGCCGCGGGAATCACGGATGTGAGCAGGCTGGAGGGGGAAATCTACGATCGGCGGTTCCTGATCGCGCGGCCGTTGCTGAAGGCCATCGAGACGCAGCCGAGCGTGCTGCTCGTGGACGAGATCGACCGGGCCGACGACGAGTTCGAGGCGTTCCTGCTCGAGGTCCTGTCCGACTTCACGATCTCGATTCCGGAGCTGGGCACGGTCAGCGCCAAGACACCGCCGGTGGTCGTGGTGACCTCCAACCGGACGCGAGAGGTGCACGACGCGCTCAAGCGGCGCTGCCTCTACCACTGGCTGGAGCACCCCAGCTTCGACCGGGAGGTCGCCATTCTGCTGCGGCGCCTGCCTGACTGCACCGAGACGCTGGCCACGCAGGTGGCGCGGACGGCCGAGCGGCTGCGGCAGGCCGACCTGGTCAAGCCGCCCGGGGTGGCCGAGACGCTGGACTGGACGGAGGCGCTGCTGACGCTGGGAGCCAAGGAGCTCGACCCCGGGCTGGCCGCGGCCACGCTCGGCGCGGCGCTCAAGTATCGGGAGGACGTCGCGCACGTGCTCGGCAACGGGCTGCTCTCCCATGCGTGA
- a CDS encoding vWA domain-containing protein: MRDPIGDLVATVTGFVRTLRAAGVGADHDRTRSMLQALDHLDVTDQGEVYWAGRLTLCATPDDLPRYDRCFAAYFGGQRAAMARTSTTSVTRHLATREDAEEGRDDGTAAPATASRAEILRHRDVARLTEAERAEVHRMLAMLRNGRARRRSRRFESAHRGALDQRRTIRDALRKGEVARLRHKRHTTRPRTVVLFVDVSGSMAPYAETLLRFAHALVRSEPRATRVYSVGTRLTPITAELRHRDPGTALNEVSKVIPDWSGGTRLGEELKEYLARSSARGAIAVIASDGWERGDPELLGTQMARLARQAYRVIWVNPHKGYEDYQPLTGGMRAALPYLDDLVAGHSLAAYEELSERLAHA, encoded by the coding sequence ATGCGTGATCCGATAGGTGACCTCGTCGCCACTGTGACGGGGTTCGTCAGGACGCTGCGGGCGGCGGGGGTCGGGGCCGATCACGACCGCACGCGGAGCATGTTGCAGGCGCTCGACCACCTCGACGTGACCGACCAGGGCGAGGTCTACTGGGCCGGGCGGCTCACCCTCTGCGCCACGCCCGACGACCTGCCCAGGTACGACCGCTGCTTCGCCGCGTACTTCGGCGGGCAGCGGGCGGCGATGGCCCGCACCAGCACGACCAGCGTCACCAGGCATCTGGCCACGCGGGAGGACGCGGAGGAGGGCCGGGACGACGGCACGGCGGCGCCGGCGACCGCCAGCCGGGCCGAGATCCTGCGTCACCGCGATGTGGCCAGACTGACCGAGGCCGAGCGGGCCGAGGTGCACCGGATGCTCGCCATGCTGAGGAACGGCCGGGCGCGGCGGCGTTCGCGCCGTTTCGAGAGCGCGCACCGGGGCGCCCTGGACCAGCGCCGCACCATCCGCGACGCGCTCAGGAAAGGCGAGGTGGCCAGGCTCCGCCACAAGAGGCACACCACGAGGCCCCGCACGGTGGTGTTGTTCGTGGACGTCAGCGGCTCCATGGCCCCGTACGCCGAGACGCTGCTGCGCTTCGCCCACGCGCTGGTGAGGAGCGAGCCCCGGGCGACCAGGGTCTACTCGGTCGGCACCAGGCTCACCCCGATCACCGCCGAGCTGCGGCACCGCGACCCGGGCACCGCGCTCAACGAGGTGTCGAAGGTCATACCGGACTGGAGCGGCGGAACGCGGCTGGGGGAGGAGCTCAAGGAGTATCTCGCCCGGTCCAGCGCACGAGGGGCGATCGCGGTGATCGCCTCGGACGGGTGGGAACGCGGTGATCCTGAACTGCTGGGCACGCAGATGGCCAGGCTGGCCAGGCAGGCATACCGGGTGATCTGGGTCAACCCACACAAGGGGTACGAGGACTACCAGCCGCTCACCGGCGGCATGCGGGCCGCCCTGCCGTACCTCGACGACCTGGTGGCCGGACATAGCCTGGCCGCGTACGAGGAACTCAGCGAAAGGCTCGCCCATGCGTGA
- a CDS encoding XdhC family protein has product MRDVLRDILPWWRSGLRFGLATVVNTFSSAPRPPGAAMAVRGDEVVGSVSGGCVEGAVFELATEVTTVADAPVLQRYGVSDDDAFSVGLTCGGIIDILVEPISMETFPELGEIAASVDAHEPVAVATVVSGPGHVGARRVIWPDRSSGTLGLERLDDAVDDDARGMLAQGLTGIRHYGGQGERRLDDLAVFVNSFAPPPRMLVFGAIDFAAAVARVGKFLGYHVTVCDARPIFATSKRFPEADEVVVKWPHDYLASVQVDERTVICVLTHDPKFDVPLLEVALRTDAGYVGAMGSRRTHEDRLDRLRESGLTDEELARLRSPIGLDLGARTPEETAVSIAAELIQLRWGGTGRPLSTTKGRIHHEAP; this is encoded by the coding sequence ATGCGTGACGTGCTGCGGGACATCCTGCCGTGGTGGAGGTCGGGGCTCAGGTTCGGGCTGGCGACGGTGGTGAACACGTTCAGCAGCGCGCCGCGGCCGCCGGGCGCGGCCATGGCGGTGCGCGGCGACGAGGTGGTCGGCAGCGTGTCCGGCGGGTGTGTCGAGGGCGCGGTGTTCGAGCTGGCCACAGAGGTGACCACGGTGGCCGACGCGCCGGTTCTGCAGCGGTACGGGGTGAGCGACGACGACGCGTTCTCCGTCGGGCTCACCTGCGGCGGCATCATCGACATCCTGGTCGAGCCCATTTCGATGGAGACATTTCCGGAGCTGGGGGAGATCGCGGCGTCCGTGGACGCGCATGAGCCTGTCGCCGTGGCCACTGTCGTCTCGGGCCCCGGCCATGTCGGTGCCCGCAGGGTCATCTGGCCGGACCGCTCCTCGGGCACCCTCGGCCTCGAACGCCTGGACGACGCCGTGGACGACGACGCCCGCGGCATGCTCGCCCAGGGCCTGACCGGCATCCGGCACTACGGCGGCCAGGGCGAACGACGGCTGGACGATCTGGCGGTGTTCGTGAACTCGTTCGCGCCGCCGCCGCGCATGCTGGTTTTCGGCGCCATCGACTTCGCCGCCGCGGTGGCCAGAGTGGGCAAGTTCCTCGGCTACCACGTCACGGTCTGCGACGCCCGGCCGATCTTCGCCACGTCCAAACGGTTCCCCGAGGCCGACGAGGTCGTGGTCAAGTGGCCGCACGACTACCTGGCGTCCGTGCAGGTGGACGAGCGTACGGTGATCTGCGTGCTCACCCACGACCCCAAGTTCGACGTGCCGCTGCTGGAGGTGGCGCTGCGTACCGACGCCGGCTACGTCGGAGCCATGGGCTCGCGCCGCACGCACGAGGACCGGCTCGACCGGCTGCGCGAGTCCGGCCTCACCGATGAGGAGCTGGCCCGGCTGCGGTCCCCGATCGGGCTCGACCTCGGCGCGCGTACGCCCGAGGAGACGGCCGTGTCGATCGCCGCCGAGCTGATCCAGCTGCGCTGGGGCGGTACGGGCCGTCCGCTGTCCACCACGAAGGGCCGCATACACCACGAGGCCCCATGA
- a CDS encoding nucleotidyltransferase family protein — translation MKSGKVAGLLLAAGQGARLGRPKALVEYAGERLVDRGVRLLEEGGCHPVVVVLGAATVQVRGAVTVRNPDWASGMGSSLRVGLAALPEEAEAVVIALVDQPLIRPGAVRALIGAGASVAVATYGGKRRNPVLIGREHFAEVAERAVGDVGARPFLKAHPELIIEVPCDEHGDPADIDTPEDLDLLQAE, via the coding sequence ATGAAGTCAGGCAAGGTCGCGGGGCTGCTGCTGGCCGCCGGCCAGGGCGCCCGGCTCGGCAGGCCGAAGGCGCTGGTGGAGTACGCGGGCGAGCGCCTGGTCGACCGTGGCGTGCGGCTGCTGGAGGAGGGCGGCTGCCACCCCGTCGTGGTCGTGCTGGGCGCGGCCACCGTGCAGGTGCGCGGCGCGGTCACCGTACGCAATCCGGACTGGGCGTCGGGCATGGGCTCCTCCCTGCGCGTCGGCCTCGCCGCGCTGCCGGAGGAGGCGGAAGCCGTCGTGATCGCGCTGGTCGACCAGCCGCTGATCAGGCCGGGCGCGGTGCGCGCGCTGATCGGCGCGGGCGCGAGCGTGGCCGTCGCCACGTACGGGGGAAAGCGCAGGAACCCGGTGCTGATCGGCCGGGAGCACTTCGCCGAGGTGGCCGAGCGGGCCGTGGGCGACGTCGGCGCCCGTCCGTTCCTGAAGGCGCATCCCGAGCTGATCATCGAGGTGCCGTGTGACGAGCACGGCGATCCCGCCGACATCGACACGCCCGAAGATCTGGACCTGCTACAGGCGGAATGA